From the genome of Thermococcus chitonophagus, one region includes:
- a CDS encoding DUF4352 domain-containing protein, translated as MKSFWNPKPDPGYEYLLVKIRIKYIDGEDKLPVMGYDFRAGIDNTIYSPELVVMPKTLKEFEYVELLPGGEVEGWVAFIVPQGKLVRLYYTDGLDTYEFARINP; from the coding sequence ATAAAGAGTTTCTGGAACCCAAAACCTGACCCAGGATATGAATATTTGCTCGTAAAAATAAGGATCAAATATATAGATGGAGAAGATAAGCTACCTGTTATGGGGTATGACTTTAGGGCAGGGATAGACAATACTATCTACTCTCCAGAACTTGTGGTGATGCCAAAAACTCTCAAAGAATTCGAGTACGTTGAGTTATTACCAGGAGGAGAGGTGGAGGGTTGGGTAGCCTTCATAGTACCCCAGGGGAAACTTGTACGCCTATATTACACGGACGGACTCGATACATATGAATTTGCAAGGATTAATCCCTAG
- a CDS encoding THUMP domain-containing protein, which yields MKFIATCLPGREGDAMLELEWAINARVRRTKWGGVLLGETNLGRDEAIKRVREFETFALQSFIPIDDIVDLENLEEKVKGIKLPPGKSFAVRVKVRGAKVGEKSLEKRLGGIIKAVNGNPVNLEEPDVIIMVNVLGKKAGISVLRPEEIVKKEARD from the coding sequence TTGAAGTTCATAGCGACATGCCTCCCAGGAAGGGAAGGGGATGCAATGCTCGAACTTGAGTGGGCGATAAACGCTAGGGTTAGGAGGACGAAGTGGGGTGGCGTGCTCCTAGGAGAGACCAATCTCGGGCGGGATGAAGCGATAAAAAGGGTTAGGGAGTTTGAAACTTTTGCCCTTCAAAGCTTCATTCCCATAGATGATATAGTTGACCTTGAGAATCTTGAAGAGAAGGTTAAGGGAATAAAGTTGCCCCCAGGAAAGAGCTTTGCCGTAAGGGTTAAGGTTAGGGGGGCGAAGGTTGGAGAGAAGTCCCTTGAGAAAAGGTTGGGAGGAATTATAAAGGCAGTAAACGGCAATCCAGTAAACCTTGAGGAGCCAGACGTCATAATTATGGTTAACGTCCTTGGCAAGAAAGCTGGGATTTCAGTTCTAAGACCTGAGGAGATAGTTAAGAAGGAAGCTAGGGATTAA
- the speB gene encoding agmatinase codes for MLLHTYRSFDMELPTVDLREAEFVILGLPYDGTTSYKPGARFGPALIRQATLNFESYILDYNVDIAELKIADAGDVALPVNVEDALRVAEETIRELREVNPNAIPIFLGGEHSMTYAPVKVLKPKSYVVFDAHLDLRDEYQGSKFNHACVARRISELGVKVAIFGVRSGTREELLYAEEKGIEWVHARDYSYEAFVDLVLAMPEPIYVSVDIDVFDASLVPETGTPEPGGLRFWDVVEALEWISERKEVIAFDIMEVSGDRLGNITALTAGKLLFHILGMLGEFR; via the coding sequence ATGCTACTTCACACCTACCGCTCATTCGACATGGAACTTCCCACCGTGGACTTGAGGGAGGCTGAGTTTGTAATCTTAGGATTGCCCTACGATGGAACCACAAGCTACAAGCCGGGGGCGAGGTTTGGGCCGGCACTTATAAGGCAGGCCACCCTCAACTTCGAAAGCTACATCCTCGACTACAACGTTGACATAGCCGAGCTTAAGATTGCTGACGCTGGGGATGTAGCTCTGCCAGTAAACGTTGAAGATGCCCTTAGGGTTGCGGAAGAGACAATTAGGGAGCTTAGAGAGGTTAATCCGAACGCGATTCCTATATTTCTGGGTGGAGAGCATTCGATGACCTATGCCCCAGTTAAGGTTCTGAAGCCAAAGAGCTACGTCGTTTTCGATGCCCACCTTGACCTCAGGGATGAGTATCAGGGCTCGAAGTTCAACCATGCATGCGTGGCTAGGAGGATAAGCGAGCTTGGCGTTAAGGTTGCAATATTTGGGGTTAGGAGCGGAACCAGAGAGGAGCTGTTGTACGCAGAGGAAAAGGGTATTGAGTGGGTTCATGCCAGAGATTACAGCTATGAGGCATTCGTTGATCTAGTCCTAGCGATGCCCGAGCCAATCTACGTTTCCGTGGATATAGATGTATTCGACGCCTCTTTAGTCCCGGAAACTGGAACTCCTGAGCCCGGCGGATTAAGGTTCTGGGATGTAGTAGAGGCCCTTGAATGGATAAGCGAGAGGAAAGAGGTAATAGCTTTTGATATAATGGAAGTTTCTGGAGATAGGTTGGGGAACATAACCGCCTTAACTGCCGGAAAGTTGCTCTTCCACATCCTCGGCATGCTCGGAGAGTTCCGCTAG
- the fba gene encoding class I fructose-bisphosphate aldolase, translated as MDALQSVGIRRRLRRFFRRDGRALIFAMDHGFEHGPTDFEPVWEHVNPRVIIRKVVRAGIDGVMMLPGIARIAGDEVKPNVGLMIKLTSKTNLRPKDEQLMQSQLAFVDDAIKLGADAIAATVYWGSPQEDAMMRQFAEIVSYAHDLGFPVVQFAYPRGPYINEKYGKKEDYRVVMYGARAAAESGADMIKTYWTGSRETFAKVVDAAAGVPVLLSGGAKTENPVDFLKVVWEVIEAGGAGAVVGRNIFQRENPEPMIKALIRVVHRNEDPEEAAKAEGLI; from the coding sequence ATGGATGCCCTTCAAAGTGTTGGTATTAGGAGGAGATTGAGGAGGTTCTTCCGCAGGGATGGAAGAGCATTAATTTTTGCAATGGACCATGGCTTTGAGCATGGGCCAACCGACTTTGAGCCAGTCTGGGAACACGTAAACCCCAGGGTTATAATCAGGAAGGTCGTAAGGGCTGGAATCGATGGGGTAATGATGCTCCCAGGGATAGCGAGAATAGCTGGTGATGAAGTCAAGCCCAACGTGGGATTGATGATAAAGCTCACGAGCAAGACTAATCTAAGGCCAAAGGATGAGCAGCTGATGCAGAGCCAGCTTGCCTTTGTCGATGATGCCATCAAGCTCGGTGCAGATGCAATAGCCGCAACGGTCTACTGGGGCTCACCCCAGGAAGATGCTATGATGAGGCAGTTCGCAGAGATAGTTAGCTATGCCCACGACCTCGGCTTCCCCGTTGTTCAGTTCGCCTACCCGAGGGGACCCTACATCAATGAGAAGTACGGAAAGAAGGAGGACTACAGGGTTGTCATGTACGGAGCTAGAGCAGCAGCTGAGAGCGGAGCGGACATGATAAAGACCTACTGGACTGGTTCAAGAGAAACCTTTGCCAAGGTCGTTGATGCTGCCGCTGGAGTTCCCGTGCTCTTGAGTGGTGGGGCAAAGACCGAGAACCCTGTGGACTTTCTTAAGGTGGTTTGGGAGGTCATCGAGGCTGGAGGAGCTGGAGCCGTAGTTGGAAGGAACATCTTCCAGAGGGAGAACCCAGAGCCAATGATCAAGGCCCTAATAAGAGTTGTCCACAGGAACGAGGATCCTGAGGAAGCTGCGAAGGCTGAAGGTTTAATCTGA
- a CDS encoding LSm family protein: MESLLEKVLTEWKGHRIAITVGSEHSFTGILEDFDGEVMLLRDVVDVVGNRGKAMLVSLDDVSWVMLLE; this comes from the coding sequence GTGGAAAGCTTACTTGAAAAAGTTCTCACAGAATGGAAGGGCCACAGGATAGCAATAACGGTGGGAAGCGAGCACTCCTTCACGGGAATCCTTGAGGACTTCGACGGGGAGGTTATGCTACTCAGGGACGTGGTTGACGTCGTGGGGAACAGAGGAAAGGCAATGCTAGTTTCACTAGATGATGTAAGCTGGGTAATGCTCCTGGAGTGA
- the mobB gene encoding molybdopterin-guanine dinucleotide biosynthesis protein B encodes MKAMAFVGFKKSGKTTTIEAVAKVLKEKGYRVVIAKSMHVDFDREGTDTWRFSKVADAVLVRAHDTDALLFKAKDINALFSMVSADVMLLEGFKGIKHVPKVICAKSEEEVKKLNDGLAIAVSGVIASKGIKEIDGLPVIKEPEKLAELVLKRGFMLPNIDCGLCGFNCAEMAKLIVKGEKSVDDCVVLSSKPRVIIKIDGQVLPLKDWVQELVEKTIKGMLSAMKGYREGRRIEIIIRSE; translated from the coding sequence ATGAAAGCCATGGCCTTTGTCGGCTTCAAGAAGAGCGGAAAGACAACGACAATTGAGGCCGTCGCAAAGGTGCTAAAGGAGAAGGGATACAGGGTCGTGATAGCTAAGAGCATGCACGTTGACTTCGACAGGGAGGGAACGGACACGTGGAGGTTCTCGAAGGTTGCCGATGCAGTACTAGTTAGGGCCCACGATACCGATGCGTTGCTGTTTAAGGCAAAGGACATAAACGCTCTCTTCTCCATGGTGTCCGCTGACGTCATGTTATTAGAGGGGTTTAAGGGCATAAAGCACGTACCCAAGGTGATATGTGCCAAAAGTGAGGAAGAAGTCAAGAAGCTCAATGATGGGCTTGCAATAGCGGTGAGCGGGGTTATAGCGAGCAAAGGGATTAAGGAAATCGATGGACTACCTGTAATAAAGGAGCCTGAAAAGCTTGCCGAGCTCGTTCTAAAGAGAGGTTTTATGTTGCCCAATATAGACTGTGGCCTCTGCGGCTTCAACTGCGCAGAGATGGCCAAGCTTATAGTCAAAGGAGAGAAGAGTGTTGATGACTGCGTTGTTTTGAGCTCAAAGCCCAGGGTTATAATAAAGATAGACGGGCAAGTTCTCCCACTAAAAGACTGGGTTCAAGAGCTTGTAGAGAAGACCATAAAGGGTATGCTCTCAGCCATGAAGGGCTACCGTGAGGGAAGGAGGATAGAGATAATAATAAGGAGCGAATAG
- the pheA gene encoding prephenate dehydratase produces MIYALGPQGSYTEKAARIFAKLISGKVRLLPSIYDVFEAVTRKNLGVVPVENSIEGSVTLTMDLLLEFPVKIFGEVSIEIRHCLIGYNMEKIRKVVSHPQALAQCRKFIRERGWEVESVESTSTAVQLVARLKREDVAAIGPKEAAELYGVPVLMEDIQDYENNKTRFILIGHQEIENPLRCNGFPKKSSIIVELKENKPGSLYRALGEFANRGINLTRIESRPSRKDLGLYYFYIDYEFYPRDDELMEALRKHASFIKHLGTYCVIEGDLRV; encoded by the coding sequence ATGATATACGCGCTAGGTCCCCAGGGAAGTTACACTGAAAAGGCAGCGAGAATTTTCGCCAAGTTGATCTCAGGAAAAGTTAGGCTTCTCCCTTCGATCTACGATGTTTTTGAGGCCGTAACACGAAAAAACCTGGGGGTAGTTCCTGTCGAGAATTCCATTGAGGGGTCGGTAACACTAACAATGGATCTGCTCCTCGAATTCCCAGTTAAAATATTTGGAGAGGTTAGCATCGAGATAAGGCACTGCCTCATAGGCTACAACATGGAAAAAATCAGGAAAGTAGTTTCCCACCCACAGGCCCTAGCACAGTGCAGAAAGTTCATAAGAGAGCGAGGCTGGGAAGTTGAGAGCGTAGAGAGCACTTCAACCGCCGTCCAGCTGGTCGCGAGACTAAAGAGAGAGGATGTAGCTGCGATAGGACCTAAAGAGGCAGCAGAGCTCTATGGCGTTCCCGTGCTCATGGAGGACATTCAGGACTACGAAAACAACAAGACCAGATTCATCCTAATAGGACATCAAGAAATTGAGAACCCACTTAGATGTAATGGCTTCCCCAAGAAATCCTCAATAATAGTCGAGCTTAAGGAGAACAAGCCGGGTTCACTTTACAGGGCCCTTGGAGAGTTTGCAAATAGAGGGATAAATCTCACGAGGATAGAATCAAGGCCCTCAAGGAAAGATCTCGGCCTGTACTACTTCTACATCGACTACGAGTTCTACCCTAGGGACGATGAGCTAATGGAGGCGTTAAGAAAGCACGCATCTTTTATCAAGCACTTGGGCACGTACTGCGTCATAGAAGGAGACTTAAGAGTTTAA
- a CDS encoding IS200/IS605 family accessory protein TnpB-related protein: MSLDVYHSEKGWIKVDISYIHRVKERYEGIISMLQSIHRKAPKRISRLLEKYRTRMRNRIEDYLNKLAVQLTREFPNTVFVLEDLDKLNMFRGNSKEFNRKLSRAVWGKIVQKLSYRVPVEFVNPRGTSGRCPRCGSKLESQDGRLLHCPKCGFIADRQFVGAFNIWMRGVGVPLSGGKANDILPNEPREANEPQVRREG, from the coding sequence ATGAGTCTTGACGTTTATCATTCAGAAAAAGGCTGGATTAAGGTTGATATTTCGTACATTCACAGGGTGAAAGAACGGTATGAGGGCATAATCTCAATGCTCCAAAGCATTCACAGGAAAGCACCCAAGAGGATTAGCAGGTTACTGGAGAAGTACAGGACGAGGATGAGGAATAGGATCGAGGATTACTTAAACAAGCTGGCAGTCCAGCTAACGAGAGAATTCCCCAACACAGTCTTCGTCCTCGAGGATTTAGACAAGCTGAACATGTTCAGGGGCAATAGTAAAGAGTTTAATAGAAAACTTTCAAGAGCCGTATGGGGTAAAATCGTGCAGAAGCTGTCTTACCGCGTCCCAGTTGAATTCGTTAATCCTCGCGGTACTTCGGGGAGGTGTCCGAGATGCGGGAGTAAGCTAGAGTCCCAAGACGGACGCCTCCTCCACTGCCCAAAGTGTGGTTTTATTGCTGACAGGCAGTTTGTTGGGGCATTTAACATTTGGATGCGGGGAGTTGGGGTCCCCCTGAGCGGGGGCAAGGCCAATGACATACTCCCCAATGAACCCAGAGAGGCTAATGAACCCCAAGTCCGTCGTGAAGGTTGA
- a CDS encoding RlmF-related methyltransferase — MWRDGKLGLPIRDAVKIIPELKKYLDERGRIDFSNRKARILYNKAIAKALFNLNIEYHPRGLVTTPVSRFIFLKTFLRGGEKVLEIGTGHTALMALLAEKVFKCKVTATEVDDKFFEYAKKNIERNNSNVKLVKSDGGIIKGVIPQEEKFDVIFSAPPYYDRPTKGVLTERESLGGGMYGEEFSVKLLEEAIDYLTQRGKVALFLPDKEKLIKAIVKRGEELGYSVRDIRFRVGTRWRHSLIFYLKASSTSGSGMK; from the coding sequence ATGTGGAGGGATGGAAAGCTCGGCCTTCCCATTAGAGATGCCGTAAAGATAATCCCCGAACTCAAGAAGTACCTTGATGAGAGAGGCAGGATAGACTTTTCCAACAGGAAGGCAAGGATACTCTACAACAAGGCCATAGCCAAGGCTCTGTTCAACCTCAATATCGAGTACCACCCTAGGGGCCTCGTGACAACTCCGGTCTCTAGGTTTATATTCCTCAAGACATTCCTAAGAGGAGGAGAGAAAGTTCTTGAAATAGGAACGGGGCATACAGCTTTAATGGCCCTTCTCGCCGAGAAAGTTTTCAAGTGCAAGGTTACGGCCACGGAAGTTGATGATAAGTTCTTTGAGTACGCAAAGAAGAACATAGAGAGAAACAACTCCAATGTTAAGCTCGTGAAAAGTGATGGCGGGATAATAAAAGGCGTGATTCCCCAGGAAGAGAAGTTCGATGTTATCTTTTCAGCCCCTCCCTACTACGACAGGCCAACGAAAGGTGTTCTCACGGAGAGGGAGTCCCTGGGAGGAGGCATGTATGGTGAAGAATTCTCGGTTAAGCTCCTCGAGGAGGCCATAGACTACCTAACTCAGAGAGGTAAAGTGGCACTCTTTCTTCCAGATAAGGAGAAGCTAATAAAAGCGATAGTCAAAAGGGGGGAAGAACTTGGATATTCGGTGAGGGACATTAGGTTCAGGGTAGGAACGAGGTGGAGACACAGCCTAATATTCTACCTGAAGGCCTCTTCAACTAGTGGATCTGGAATGAAGTAG
- a CDS encoding AAA family ATPase encodes MALGELAFEIKREHATLTEILESINEFGRVVLVIDEAQYLRFSKASYVDMLAWAIDELENVTFILTSSEVGLLEDLLRLHNPESPLFGRPYVEIKLERFSREQSLDFLKRGFEEIGIDVTPDELYEAIEELDGIVGWLTLYGYNRFLGLGHREALGRLKEDAVRIVLLEFSKLKELSPRYELIMRIVAQGRYSWSEIKRSLEVIEGKKIDDKNFTNLLKNLVKYGYLEKTGEGYFIPDPLVEEAFR; translated from the coding sequence GTGGCATTAGGGGAGTTAGCTTTTGAGATTAAGAGAGAGCACGCAACTCTCACAGAAATCCTCGAGAGTATTAATGAGTTTGGGAGGGTTGTTCTGGTTATAGATGAGGCCCAATACTTAAGGTTCTCAAAAGCGAGCTACGTTGATATGCTCGCTTGGGCTATTGACGAGCTTGAAAACGTAACCTTCATCCTCACGAGCTCTGAAGTTGGTCTGCTTGAGGATCTTCTCAGGCTTCATAACCCCGAATCACCGCTCTTTGGCAGACCATATGTAGAGATTAAACTAGAGAGGTTCAGCAGGGAGCAGAGCTTGGATTTCTTGAAGAGGGGTTTTGAGGAAATAGGTATTGACGTAACACCGGATGAGCTGTACGAAGCCATTGAGGAGCTTGATGGTATCGTGGGATGGTTGACGCTCTATGGGTATAACAGGTTCCTGGGCTTAGGCCACAGGGAAGCCCTTGGAAGGCTAAAGGAAGATGCCGTCAGGATAGTGCTTTTGGAATTCTCAAAGCTGAAGGAGCTATCACCCAGGTACGAGCTTATAATGAGAATAGTAGCCCAGGGAAGGTACAGCTGGAGTGAGATAAAGAGGAGCTTGGAGGTAATTGAGGGGAAGAAAATTGATGACAAGAACTTCACGAACCTATTGAAAAATCTAGTCAAGTACGGCTACCTCGAGAAAACTGGAGAAGGCTACTTCATTCCAGATCCACTAGTTGAAGAGGCCTTCAGGTAG
- a CDS encoding CBS domain-containing protein → MAPKILVEQVVKRKAVVVKPNDTVHKVARVLSRNKVGSAVVMEKDEILGIVTERDILDKVVAKGKDPKQVTVREIMSKNPVKIEYDYDVQDAIELMTEKGVRRILVTKFGKPIGFVTATDLLAALASQNHEEEEEKSEEEPEVYGMCELCGQYGPLYKVHYEGREIWVCENCKDLIEGR, encoded by the coding sequence ATGGCGCCAAAGATACTAGTGGAGCAGGTTGTCAAGAGAAAGGCAGTTGTGGTTAAGCCCAATGACACCGTTCACAAGGTTGCGAGAGTTCTGTCAAGGAATAAAGTTGGCAGTGCCGTTGTAATGGAAAAGGATGAGATCCTCGGCATAGTGACGGAGAGGGACATTCTTGACAAGGTAGTTGCTAAAGGCAAGGATCCGAAGCAGGTAACGGTCAGGGAAATTATGAGTAAAAATCCAGTTAAGATTGAGTACGATTACGACGTTCAAGATGCAATTGAACTGATGACCGAAAAGGGAGTTAGGAGAATTCTAGTTACGAAGTTTGGTAAGCCTATCGGATTCGTAACTGCAACTGACTTACTTGCGGCATTGGCCTCTCAAAATCATGAAGAAGAGGAAGAGAAGAGCGAGGAAGAGCCAGAAGTTTACGGCATGTGTGAGCTCTGCGGTCAGTACGGGCCTCTCTACAAGGTTCATTATGAGGGTAGGGAGATCTGGGTTTGCGAGAACTGTAAGGATCTAATCGAAGGACGATGA
- a CDS encoding phosphoadenosine phosphosulfate reductase domain-containing protein has protein sequence MRKGLAGGSVRKRGPVVLGRFWIHWCEKCNVPLISDRCSVHGEEGVFRIDLTPPGDVRFAFKRDIELIREVFMKHYGVDLEEILEDKIVLLNKIPSEDDAYEIIFDGFIFGLIIFDPIKLEWRPALKLEGAKLLWEKFGKEMRKWVIIDEGAVEPVKKGANVLPVGIVEAEESIRRNDEVMVVSESGEVVGVGIAKKDYKGLVSGERGTGIKMKRKAQGSGKRIEGKKATIEDVIRANRIALEEKVEEAKEFMKKVSKKYGLPVAVAYSGGKDSLAVLGLALETFREFTVFFNNTGIEFPETLENVEEIRRELEPRGIKFVIADAKDAFWRAINVFSPPGMDYRWCCKVTKLGPITLAIEEHFPQGVLMFVGQRKFESFKRYKQGRVWRNIWVPNEIGAAPIFHWTALEVWLYIFSRRLKYNKLYERGIDRIGCFLCPSQSLAEIEKLKREKPELWEKWYNELEKWRKRLSLPEEWIKYGFWRWRRLGKREKVLAKELGIELPEERKWEPIKFTIKEDDKKYRVEISTKINLKRIREVAPILGDVEEKPGVLVAGENEFYGETNYILSPTLDEAYASFFLVRRAYECVGCGVCVTKCPERAISIDGRRMKIVVDPEKCTHCRECMEVCPLVVIKGVDIGSQL, from the coding sequence ATGCGGAAGGGGTTAGCAGGTGGTTCGGTGAGGAAAAGGGGACCGGTAGTCCTGGGGAGGTTTTGGATACACTGGTGTGAGAAGTGTAACGTTCCCCTAATCTCGGACAGGTGTAGCGTTCACGGCGAGGAGGGAGTTTTCAGAATAGATCTGACCCCTCCGGGCGATGTCAGGTTTGCATTTAAGAGGGATATTGAACTGATCAGAGAGGTCTTTATGAAACATTATGGAGTCGATCTAGAAGAGATTTTAGAGGACAAAATCGTTTTACTTAACAAGATCCCGAGCGAAGATGATGCCTACGAGATAATTTTTGACGGGTTTATATTCGGACTCATAATATTCGACCCAATAAAGCTTGAGTGGAGGCCTGCCTTGAAGCTTGAGGGCGCAAAGCTTCTCTGGGAGAAGTTCGGAAAGGAAATGAGGAAGTGGGTTATAATCGATGAAGGTGCCGTAGAGCCGGTAAAGAAAGGAGCAAACGTTCTCCCCGTCGGCATAGTTGAAGCTGAAGAGAGCATAAGGAGAAACGATGAAGTAATGGTGGTTAGCGAAAGTGGAGAAGTAGTGGGAGTTGGAATAGCCAAGAAGGACTACAAGGGGTTAGTATCTGGAGAAAGGGGAACCGGAATTAAGATGAAGAGAAAAGCTCAGGGTAGCGGAAAGAGAATTGAAGGGAAGAAGGCAACTATTGAAGATGTGATAAGGGCCAACAGAATCGCCTTGGAGGAGAAAGTCGAAGAGGCAAAGGAGTTCATGAAGAAAGTCTCGAAGAAGTATGGACTACCCGTGGCGGTAGCGTACTCCGGAGGAAAGGACAGTCTAGCAGTCCTGGGGTTGGCACTTGAAACATTTAGGGAATTCACGGTTTTCTTCAACAATACTGGAATAGAGTTCCCAGAGACCCTTGAAAATGTTGAAGAGATAAGGAGGGAACTAGAGCCTAGGGGAATAAAGTTCGTCATTGCCGATGCTAAAGATGCCTTCTGGAGGGCTATAAACGTATTCTCACCCCCAGGAATGGACTACAGGTGGTGTTGCAAGGTTACTAAGCTGGGCCCGATAACGCTCGCCATAGAGGAGCACTTTCCCCAGGGAGTACTCATGTTCGTCGGCCAGAGGAAGTTCGAGAGCTTCAAGAGGTACAAGCAGGGAAGGGTGTGGAGGAACATCTGGGTTCCAAACGAGATAGGCGCTGCCCCCATATTCCACTGGACGGCCTTGGAAGTCTGGCTCTACATATTCTCCAGACGTTTGAAGTACAACAAGCTGTACGAAAGGGGGATAGACAGGATAGGTTGCTTCCTCTGTCCGAGCCAATCCTTAGCTGAAATAGAGAAGTTGAAGAGAGAAAAGCCGGAGCTATGGGAGAAGTGGTACAACGAACTTGAGAAGTGGAGGAAGAGGCTCAGCCTTCCAGAAGAGTGGATAAAATACGGCTTTTGGAGATGGAGGAGGCTTGGGAAGAGAGAGAAAGTCCTAGCTAAAGAGCTCGGCATAGAGCTCCCGGAGGAGAGGAAGTGGGAGCCTATAAAGTTCACAATAAAAGAGGATGATAAGAAGTACAGGGTGGAGATAAGCACCAAAATAAACCTCAAGAGAATAAGGGAAGTGGCTCCAATCCTTGGAGATGTTGAGGAAAAGCCGGGAGTTTTAGTTGCCGGTGAAAACGAGTTCTATGGGGAAACAAACTACATACTATCACCAACGCTTGATGAAGCCTACGCCTCTTTTTTCCTCGTTAGGAGGGCATACGAATGCGTGGGCTGTGGAGTATGCGTAACTAAGTGCCCGGAGAGGGCAATAAGCATAGATGGGAGGAGGATGAAGATAGTGGTTGATCCAGAGAAGTGCACCCACTGCAGGGAGTGCATGGAAGTCTGTCCCCTAGTCGTTATCAAAGGTGTGGATATAGGTAGCCAGCTTTAG
- a CDS encoding asparagine synthetase A: protein MNAVEIVSRDVSPALELQTKVLDYMTDFFVKKGFKWLLPVMLSPITDPLWPDPAGEGIKPAEVEVYGTKMRLTHSMILHKQLAIAMGLKKIFILSPNIRLESRSKDDGRHAYEFTQLDFEIEGAKMKDVMELIEELIHGLFRKAEEWTGKEFPKARHFKVFDYKEILDEFGSDEKASQEMDEPFWVVNIPREFYDREVDGYWRNYDLILPYGYGEVSSGGEREWEYEKIISKIRAAGLSEEAFRPYLEIAKAGKLKPSAGAGIGVERLVRFIAGAKHIAEVQPFPRIPGIPAVI from the coding sequence ATGAACGCAGTTGAAATAGTGTCAAGAGATGTTAGCCCGGCACTCGAACTTCAGACTAAGGTGCTAGACTACATGACCGACTTCTTCGTCAAGAAGGGCTTCAAGTGGCTCCTCCCGGTAATGCTCAGCCCAATAACTGACCCCCTATGGCCAGACCCCGCAGGAGAGGGGATAAAACCGGCAGAAGTGGAAGTTTATGGGACTAAGATGAGGCTAACGCATAGCATGATACTCCATAAGCAGCTCGCAATAGCCATGGGGCTGAAAAAGATATTCATTCTCTCACCAAACATCAGGTTGGAGAGCAGGAGCAAAGATGATGGAAGGCATGCCTACGAGTTCACCCAGCTTGACTTCGAGATTGAAGGTGCAAAGATGAAGGACGTTATGGAGCTAATTGAAGAACTAATTCACGGCCTCTTCAGAAAGGCTGAGGAGTGGACGGGAAAGGAGTTCCCGAAGGCCAGGCACTTCAAAGTATTTGATTACAAGGAGATACTCGATGAGTTTGGAAGTGACGAGAAGGCAAGCCAAGAGATGGACGAGCCCTTCTGGGTGGTCAACATACCGAGGGAGTTCTACGACAGGGAAGTCGACGGCTACTGGAGGAACTATGACCTAATACTTCCCTACGGCTATGGCGAGGTTTCAAGTGGTGGAGAGAGGGAGTGGGAGTACGAGAAGATTATCTCGAAGATAAGAGCTGCAGGGCTTAGTGAAGAGGCCTTTAGGCCATACCTCGAGATTGCAAAGGCAGGAAAGCTAAAGCCCAGTGCTGGAGCTGGCATTGGAGTTGAAAGGCTTGTCAGGTTCATAGCTGGAGCGAAGCACATTGCAGAAGTCCAGCCATTCCCCAGGATTCCTGGGATCCCAGCGGTTATCTGA
- a CDS encoding phosphoribosyltransferase, whose translation MKSFPAYLASWEDIEEWAKAGAWKILESGWMPDVIVGLARGGWIAARLYCDYLGVKDLVSIKVEHWGITATPDGRARLKYGAQYDFEGKKVLIVDDITDTGESMSLAYEYMKSRNPAEIRTATLLNIKGSKFVPDYYAKDIDWAWIIFPWNFVEDMINLTNNLFEEKDKLTTDEIIELFKQLHGIEVPKEKLEEALRMAEKRNIFKFENGFWVKV comes from the coding sequence ATGAAGTCGTTTCCAGCATACCTCGCTTCTTGGGAGGATATAGAGGAGTGGGCCAAGGCCGGAGCATGGAAGATTCTAGAGAGCGGATGGATGCCTGATGTGATAGTGGGCCTCGCAAGAGGTGGATGGATAGCCGCGAGGCTCTACTGTGACTACCTCGGCGTTAAAGATCTAGTAAGTATAAAGGTGGAGCACTGGGGGATAACTGCAACTCCCGATGGTAGGGCGAGACTCAAGTACGGTGCACAGTACGACTTCGAGGGGAAGAAAGTTCTCATAGTTGATGACATTACCGACACTGGAGAGAGCATGAGCTTGGCCTATGAGTACATGAAGAGCAGAAACCCCGCAGAGATAAGGACGGCCACACTCCTAAACATAAAGGGCTCAAAGTTCGTTCCGGACTACTACGCCAAAGATATCGACTGGGCTTGGATAATCTTCCCGTGGAACTTCGTTGAGGACATGATAAACCTAACCAACAACCTGTTCGAGGAGAAAGATAAGTTGACAACTGATGAGATTATAGAGCTGTTCAAGCAGCTCCACGGCATTGAAGTCCCCAAGGAAAAGCTCGAAGAGGCCCTAAGGATGGCCGAAAAGAGGAACATTTTTAAGTTCGAGAACGGCTTCTGGGTCAAGGTGTGA